From Camelina sativa cultivar DH55 chromosome 5, Cs, whole genome shotgun sequence:
ATACTGATCTAGAAGCGGTAAGTAATAGTTGAgacttttatatttcacaaaagaCCTTCAAGCATATGCTAACAATGTAatggtaattatatatatggaatatCATATGTGCTAAAgggatattttcttttaaactaCGAAAACACATTATTAAGTTGACGAGTTACTTGCACACATTGTTAacatgcattaaaaaaaaaatgttttcctaCTTTAGTTGTCAATCAATTCTTTTTTCATTTCACACCGTAACACATCAATTCAAAGACTGTTCAGAATTAAAAAATAGTGCATGTTTTTAATACTtcagaaaatagagaaaaccagCAAAATGACATTTTACAACCACTTTTGAAATATGTGTACATTTTTAACCTTTGCCAAACACTAGTTTTTACTACGTTTTGGACATTCTTTCTTGCCTTCAGTTCTTTTTACATGGAAAATTCGTAGATTatcattaaaaatcaataagcgctgtcaaagaaagagaaaaagatggtAAGAAGTTGCATAAACAAccgtatataaatatatatatatatcagatggTCAAAGAATTGATGGTTGATGTACTTATTTGAACGGACGGTAGAAATATGCGCGAACCTCCACGAAAATTCATTCACCAGTTTTAACTGACCAAAGTGTGGATCTCCAAATCCACTAAATATCCAAAATCAACCAATCGAAATATTTTCAGCATCTCGACAAAATCATCTTCATATTCGATACTAACTCATACTATTAGTCAACCAAAGCTATACACAATACctaattacattttaaaattctgaCTACGTTGctaaaattctcaaaaacaatattatagcACAAAGAATTAAATCATGCTTATGGAGAAACATAATTCGATATGcgctaaaaaatttaaaatctacattccaagaatttctaaactagagttattacaaaataaagaactTGTAAAAACTTTCGGACCGACGGATCAAGAAATGACCTCAAAAATTCGAAATCAATGAGAATAAGGCAACACGTACACACAAGAGTGAAGAGTACATCTGCACGATACAACACACAACACAGGACACaccatgtcaaaaaaaaaaactcaaaagaaaagaaaaacaatgaacaccaatattacaaaattaccCTACCTGTCTCGATACCTCTATCTACGTGACTATACAAGCACATACATATGtaataacagaaaacaaaaaaaaagcatataataaattaataataatacacatagcagagatatatatatgtatataatacacATAGAAGAGACCCACCTTGTTTATTtgggaaagaagaagcaaaacagagcatcataaaaaaaaaaaaagaagcagcaATGGGATCCTTAGTTCATGTGAAAGAAGCCACAGTTATTACTCCTTCCGACCAAACACCTTCTTCTGTTCTGTCTCTCTCAGCTTTAGATTCTCAGCTTTTCCTCCGTTTCACCATCGAGTACCTCCTCGTTTACCCACTACCCGTTTCCGACCAAGATTACTCTCTCTCCGCTCGTCTCAAATCCGCTCTCTCTCGCGCTCTCGTTTCTTACTTCCCTTTCTCCGGCCGCGTCCGTGAGAGACCCGACGGTTGTGGTGGCGGAGGTCTCGAGGTCAATTGCCGTGGCCAAggtgctctgtttcttgaagcCGTCTCTGACGTCCTCACGTGCCTTGACTTTCAGAAACCTCCCCGGCACGTGACTAGCTGGCGAaagcttctttctcttcacGTCATCGATGTCCTCGCTGGCGCCCCTCCTCTCGTCGTTCAGCTCACTTGGCTCCGTGACGGCGGCGCTGCTTTAGCCGTCGGTGTCAACCACTGCGTCTCCGACGGTATCGGCAGCGCTGAGTTTCTCGCCTTGTTCGCCGAGTTATCTAAAGACTCGCTGAGTCAAACCGAGTCGAGGAGGAAACACTTATGGGATCGACAATTGCTTATGCCGTCTCCGGCTAGTGGCTCGTTGAGCCATCCAGAGTTCAACCGAGTTCCCGATCTATGCGGATTCGTAAACCGGTTCAACGCCGAGCGACTCGTTCCTACGTCGGTCGTTTTCGAGAGACAGAAGCTTAACGAGCTAAAGAAACTCGCGAGTCGACTCGGCGAGTTCAATCCGAAACACACGTCGTTCGAGGTACTCTCCGCGCATGTATGGCGGAGCTGGGCGAGATCACTGAACTTGCCGTCGAACCAGATCATTAAGCTTTTGTTCAGCGTCAACATTAGAGACCGAGTTAAACCGAGTCTACCGAGTGGATACTACGGGAACGCATTCGTCGTCGGATGTGCGCAAACCACCGTGAAAGACTTGACGGAGAAAGGATTAAGCCACGCGACGATGCTCGTGAAACAAGCGAAGGAGAGAGTCGGAGATGATTACGTTAGATCGGTGGTGGAAGCTGTGAGCAAGGAGAGAGCGAGTCCTGACTCGGTTGGAGTCTTGATACTGTCGCAGTGGTCACGACTCGGTTTAGAGAAGCTCGATTTCGGTTTTGGTAAACCGATTCACATTGGATCGGTTTGTTGTGACCGTTACTGTTTGTTGCTTCCGGTTCCAGAACGAAGTGACGCCGTTAAAGTAATGGTCGCCGTTCCGTCAAGTGCTGTTGACACCTACGAGAATCTTGTGTTGAGTCCTAACGCTTAAAATTagtgaaaagataaataaattctaatttttaccttttttattacttttcgaaaaataaattatgaactcTCCCTCCGTTGACTTGTATAATATGAGTTTTGACTTTATTTTACTTaaatccaattttgttttttaaatactaGGCAAAATATTCAcgttacaaagttacaaacagAGTATtacttgataaaaaaagaaaaaacagagtatttctttttataaaataattttgtttttgtttctaaatgcatatatgtatataatgtGATTCATATTTTTCTCAAACTACTGTTTTAAAATTCGATCTACACGGCCGCTGACATTTGAACTTGGCAATGGTTAATACTTAAATAGTCCCATACCAATTATTCTTGCAATCTTATagtataaaaaggaaaaaaagtttattttttggCGATCCGTGATATGTATAGTCAGTCTTTGGTGTTGCATTGGTTCCAAATAGTATGTGTCGGCAAAACAACAGGCATGATTGGCTATAATTATGTTAAAACCCTTTTTGTTATCATAATTTTACTCCTCTTTTGAATGTATCATCAAATTTGCATAGTTTATTAGAGCACACATTGAAGGCCCAGTTGGTGTCTCAAGAAGCAGCCCATTAGCCCATGTGTTTAGGGTTTCCATCAAGATAGAATCATATATAAACTTGTGTAATGTGGAGAAGAGATGCATCTCCTCTTTAATCATTGTATGAAGTTCAATCAAAATAcattttgttcttgaagacaACCTAAagcttctccctctctttgttctttacaTTTGAATAAAGCTCCAATGAGCTATTGTATTTTCAGTTTTAGATTTCTCTTTCAATAAGCTCTTTAAGAGCATTATCTATCTTGTTTTAAGATTGCTTTCATAGTTTAGTTGGTTTTTGTATCTATTTTTCTctatcatcaaaagaaaatatagattgTCTCTATAACTGATCATTTTTTCGTCTTAGCTAGCTAGTAGTTGTTGCATATTTTAATTGGCCTTGTAagtttttttgcctttttggatGAATCTGTAAATTATGGAGGATAATTAGTCTTGTCAGAGAATATATAGTCGTATAATCTAGGAAgagatttatttattaaatattagatatttcATTAAACTAACCATATTTTGATACTTCAAATTTGCTCagatattttcaacaaaatgaaTCACTTCccgaaataaaaattatatccaAATTCGTTTGTTTGCATGCATACTTTTTAGTAGAACTTTCTGTTTACTTTGGACATTTTTTCTCATTTATtcaagattctcaaaaataataaaatcgtTATGGCCTTGAGAATCACCACCACTGGAACCGCCCCATTAAAAAGATTTGAATATGGTTTGACTAAATTGTGATTAGTTTGTTAGGAGATGTTTAATTGTGGTTAAGTAGACGTgcgttaattaatttaattagagacACCGCAAGTCAGACTGACTGACATGTCGCAGCTTATATATGGATCGAGACGCTAATCATAGAATCATTTGTACATTTAATAAACTACATAAGCCTTTCTTGAAGGAGAACTTTGACACTTTTACCAGAAAAAAGGAATTTTGACACTGAATAACATAATCTGATACTAGTATAATATTCGATGACATATACGTTTATCATTGAAtcattgaagaaacaaaataaatacgttatcgttttcatttcttttgtcaACGATATATACGCATTATATGAGAGACATGAATCGACCCACTTATGTTTATGGTTGGAGCGAATCTCTCAATTAGAGATTTGGCCCTAAAAAAGTCAGCTCAACCAAAGGGAATGGAACTCTCACTCTGCATAACTTGTAAATATCTTAATAATTGACTTTTTAAGTTACCATTTTGTTTTATAGCCAGCATGGAACTACCTACTATCCAACGTATATCTGCCAATAGTATGCTCCaccatacaaaataattaaataacgtTTAGTCTAAATGCATGCATAtccataattttatatatatttttacgacGGTTATCTATATGTCACAACTTGAAGgctaaaatatagaaaaaattatgAATGCGCAAAAGTACAGGCAAAATAGTTCGAAGAGACAAAGTGTTTTTGTAAGGTTTTTATTAGGTTTTAAACTGTAACCGTATTTGTAGCAATGTTTTatataaactcttttaaaatgtaataaatttatataaaatactataagCACTGGATTCCATTGTATCATCTGTAAGTCGATTGGTATGTCCATTGCCAAAAATTCAGCTATGTTGTTCTAGGCCTCTTGTTATTGGttagattttatttggtttgtgaATTTTGTACAATTACATGACGACATACGTATTTCATGCCGAAATAAACAATGTTTCCGTTGAAGTACCGTAAACCAAACATGGATGGACCCCCAGAAGGCCCAATGAATACTATAGTAGAGAGGCTTCATGAGTGATGTGGGTTGAAGTTCTTAATGACTTTAACGGCCATATATGTTTCGACCCCActtgtgtttttctttgggCATCACTCCTGAACATTCACTTCACTATTCGTTAGAAGCtatgaataattgaatattacGAATCTTATTAACAACGAATATTGTGTGAAGTTTAtttgttcgggtaagggatttATAAACCCCCACTAAAACACTACTCTTATAAGAATGTAGCCATTATAACCGATACCGTTGCTGATAGATTTTACTGTTAAGACTA
This genomic window contains:
- the LOC104785386 gene encoding taxadien-5-alpha-ol O-acetyltransferase-like — its product is MGSLVHVKEATVITPSDQTPSSVLSLSALDSQLFLRFTIEYLLVYPLPVSDQDYSLSARLKSALSRALVSYFPFSGRVRERPDGCGGGGLEVNCRGQGALFLEAVSDVLTCLDFQKPPRHVTSWRKLLSLHVIDVLAGAPPLVVQLTWLRDGGAALAVGVNHCVSDGIGSAEFLALFAELSKDSLSQTESRRKHLWDRQLLMPSPASGSLSHPEFNRVPDLCGFVNRFNAERLVPTSVVFERQKLNELKKLASRLGEFNPKHTSFEVLSAHVWRSWARSLNLPSNQIIKLLFSVNIRDRVKPSLPSGYYGNAFVVGCAQTTVKDLTEKGLSHATMLVKQAKERVGDDYVRSVVEAVSKERASPDSVGVLILSQWSRLGLEKLDFGFGKPIHIGSVCCDRYCLLLPVPERSDAVKVMVAVPSSAVDTYENLVLSPNA